In Pelobates fuscus isolate aPelFus1 unplaced genomic scaffold, aPelFus1.pri scaffold_24, whole genome shotgun sequence, the genomic stretch CAATCAGAGCGTGGTTAGATCAGCCAATAAGATGCTAGCTGGAGATGTATAATTTGGAGGCTGCTGCGGGCGCGTATTATTGCTTGATCTTCATAGAGAATAGTGACCATGTCTGAAGCCGCCCCAGCTCCCGCCGCCGCACCTGCGGTAGAAAGCGCCTCCAAGAAGAAGCAGCCCAAGAAAGCAGCCGGTGTCAAGAAAGCCGCTAAGCCCTCCGGTCCTAGCGTGTCCGAGCTCATTGTCAAAGCTGTGTCCGCTTCTAAAGAGCGCAGCGGGGTGTCCCTGGCAGCTCTGAAGAAGGCTTTGGCTGCTTCTGGTTATGATGTGGAAAAGAATAACAGCCGCCTCAAGCTGGCTCTCAAGGGCTTGGTGACTAAAAGCACTCTCGTCCAGGTCAAAGGAAGCGGAGCTTCCGGCTCCTTCAAGCTCAACAAAAAGCAGGCGGAGAGCAAGGACAAGGCTACCAAGAAAAAGGCACCGGCTAAAGTCAAGAAGCCTGCCCCGAAGAAAGCCACCAAGTCTCCAGCCAAACCTAAGAAGGTAGCTGCAAAGAGCCCGAAAAAGGCCAAAAAGCCGGCCGCCTCCGCTAAAAAGGCCACCAAAAGTCCGAAGAAAGTCAAAGCCGCCAAGCCCAAGAAGGTAGTGAAAAGCCCGGCTAAGAAGACCGTGAAGAGCCCTGCCAAAAAGGCAGCCAAACCCAAAGCCGCAAAGAGTCCTGCAAAGGCTAAAAAGGCAGCTCCCAAAAAGAAATAAGCCTTGctcgcatttaattttattttccaaaccccaaaggctcttgtaagagccaccacattctcatttcagagctatatatcagtgatggcaacgtgtttgttttggtgtcatgtcacacatatcgttccccctccatccctcattcTAAAGTCAGGAATAACCTAATGAATCCTGTAATCCCAGCATCTAGTGCTCGAAAAGATTACACAGGAATGTATCTTGTCGGTGTGGCTAAGTCCCCGTATACCAGTGCTACACTTGagcgttgattttttttatttttttttggcttagAAATTCCCTCCGTTCTAAGATACTGAGGGTGTTTCTTCATTAAATTGCGAAAGGCCAGTTTTAGTGAGAAAcgcatataatatatagaatatcaCACAGTGTCCTTCCAGACTAGATTTAATGTTATTGCCTTTTTCAGTAAGATAATAAAGCAGAACATATTTTAGGGATTGCGATTTTGTACATGGTGATAATAAAAGGGACTGTCCTCGTCCTCTCTCCACGTGTGAAACGGGCGCTTATTTCGATATTCAAAGAGTGATAAAGCCCAAGAAATGATACCTTGTGCAGTAGCTAAGCCGACTATCAAAGAAACACTAAAGACATGATAAAATGATTATACTTCAAAAGACTTCACGATTGTGAAATCTTTTGAAGCATAAAcagctttggttttaaaagccaGAACCATTTCGAGCACGGAAGGAGAGGGTTAAGCATATtattgagaggaaaaaaaaaagtgaaggggcGTGTTTAAAACGCCCGCCTCCTTTGCTGCAGGTCCCCATACGGTCCGTCCGAGGAGTATATAAGGAAGAGCTTTGCACAGCATCTCATATCGTTCGTGCAGAAAGAAGAGCAGAACCATGTCTGGCAGAGGCAAAGGAGGAAAGGGTCTCGGAAAAGGTGGCGCTAAGCGTCACAGGAAGGTTCTTCGTGACAACATCCAGGGCATTACCAAGCCTGCAATTCGTCGCCTTGCTCGCAGGGGAGGCGTGAAGCGTATTTCCGGCCTCATCTATGAGGAGACTCGCGGGGTGCTGAAGGTATTCCTGGAGAACGTCATCCGGGACGCCGTCACTTACACCGAGCATGCCAAGAGGAAGACTGTCACCGCCATGGACGTAGTTTATGCTCTTAAGCGCCAGGGCCGCACTCTCTATGGCTTCGGAGGTTAAAACTCGGGCTTGACTTTACCGCACACCCCATTAACCCAAAGGCCCTTTTCAGGGCCACCCACTTTTTCACTAAAAGACTGAAcctaatcactttaaccccttccacacctGATAAATTGCCTGCTATCTACATAGATACACCGAGAAGGAGATAGTAGTAGAGGCTGCTCCCAAACATCTAGACGGGAAAGGTTGCTAAACACTGTATTTGTAGACCGCATTTTTGAACCATCGGAGGATTTGGAGCCGCCTTCTGTTAATGGTAGGGGATGTAAAAAAATATGAGcaagtacgtacacacacactgtcaagaaagctctggttttggtgtattgttactgttgcctacatttaatacatgcttgcagccacttaaatagaaacattgttactaGCTTTGCATATGCACTCCTGTGTTAACTATGTATTCTCCTCTAAGCGAAAAAGTAGTCTTTTTCCTGCTGCCTCTCCACACGATGGATTCTAAATAGTGAAGTTATTGTAAAATCGCCAGTGAAATAGACCAGCAGAGATGATGGCTACATCGTTGCCTGACGTGAAAATGGGATATGTGGGGACATTTGAGCATTGTAGTGTGTGGGCTCCGTAGCTAGCCCGCTCAAAGTCACAGGCTAAAAGACacgtttttatgaatgtgttGGAGCTCGTTCGAGTGCAGAtttggtggctcttaaaagagcctttgtgttttgtgttagcaGGTTTCAACTTAAGCACGTTCGCCTCGGATCCTACGAGCCAGCTGGATGTCTTTGGGCATGATTGTGACCCTCTTAGCGTGGATGGCGCACAAGTTGGTATCCTCAAAAAGACcaaccaggtaagcctcgctagccTCTTGCAGAGCCATGACAGCAGAGCTCTGGAAGCGCAGATCAGTCTTGAAATCCTGAGCGATCTCACGGACAAGGCGCTGGAAGGGCAGCTTGCGGATGAGCAGCTCGGTGGACTTCTGATAACGGCGGATCTCCCTGAGAGCCACAGTTCCTGGACGGTAACGGTGAGGCTTTTTCACTCCCCCGGTAGCTAGGGCGCTCTTTCTAGCAGCTTTGGTGGCTAGCTGCTTGCGGGGAGCCTTGCCTCCGGTCGACTTACGGGCTGTCTGCTTAGTTCTGGCCATTGTAGCAAAACGAAAGGGAATGAACGCTGCTCGCTGTAGCCTGGGCTTTATAGCCGATACGGCGTTTTCATTGGTTCATCAAGTGGGTGGtatgttctgattggctgaaaacaaatagtaaaccatttcaaaatacccgctcaaatcaactgcttctcatcccctcccccacattcaaaatgcccgctcaaatcaactgcttcatcccctcccccctcctccatctatTGAGACCACGCGCCCAAAGAAGGGATCTAAGCCTTTAGTGACCCTTCCTGTcctgacagcatttattatagacgCTACTAGTTGAAAGGAATGGCAGTGGGCAGTAATGGACGTATTCCTCCCAACATACTTATTAATAGCTGTATAGGCTTTATCGAGGGGGAGGGGTGCATGGGACATTGACCTCTTACACATGCAGAAAGGCCGCTTCTTTCGATGGGATAGAAGCCACGTCTGATAAAGGACTTTCACTCACAGGACGCTCAGTAGCCATACAAATGAGCTCCAggagacagagcagcaggaaatgttacaaagcatccacttattgaaacaatgttttcagCCGAGAGGCCAGGCTATTAAGGCTGCGTTAACTCATCCAGCAGCACAGACAACAGAGCTGTAGCGCCGCTAGGATTTGAACGCTCATAGTAGGTTTCACCCGGCATGTCCTCCAGACAGCgggagaggggggaatcctgAGAGTGAGCGACATGTAGAGATGCCCCGCTTAACAAAAGAGGACctgtacactatatacacttgccCCAATTGGTATTAATTTGCTGCTGCGTTTATCATAGACATGCATGGCAGCCATTGATTTTAACTAGTTCTATAGCTGGAATGTTGGACAGGATATGGACTGCAAATGGGACTCAGTCAGTGCTGTGACAGAAGCGCCCTAATATTTTAGCTTGCCTATGAGCTGCcagcgtggtgtgtgtgtgtgtgtgtgtagatacagGGAACGGTTTGCGCGCAGCAGAACAATTAATCGGCTCTTTGTGGAGAacgtgggtggctcttaaaagagcctttgtgtttggtaGGTGAGGGAGGCAGGTGCAGCAGCTGTCCGCTTTACTTGCTCTTGGGCTTGTGGCTCTCGGtcttcttgggcagcagcacagcctggatgttaggcaggacacctccctgggcgatagtcactcctcccagcagtttgttgagctcttcatcgttacggacagcgagctggagatggcggggaatgatgcgggtctttttgttgtctctagcggcattccctgccagctccagaatctcagcggtcaggtactccagcactgcagccagatagaCGGGGGCACCGGCTCCCACACGCTCTGCATAATTGCCCTTCCTCAGCAAACGGTGGACTCTGCCGACTGGGAACTGAAGTCCCGCTCGGGATGAGCGAGTCTTCGCCTTTGCACGGGTCTTTCCACCTTGCTTTCCGCGGCCAGACATGTTTGTTCTTGAttgaatgcaagaagatgaaaactcctcccctaccacaggctatttataaacacactgtgctctgtgattggatgactttacAAGCAGCCAATTAGAGACACGTTATACAGGGAACCAATCTATTGCTGGAGCTAGTGTTAAACAGCCGCTTCCTTACGTCATCTGACTTTAGCAACCAATCGCAGGAAGGGAAGCGGAAGGGCCTCATTTACATGGTCCGCCTATAAATAGAACCGCCGGAGCAAGCAGCTTGCTATTCGCTCGCGAGCTAACAGCGTTAATCATGCCTGATCCAGCAAAGTCCGCACCAGCCCCCaagaaaggctccaaaaaagccgtcaccaagactcagaagaaagatggcaagaagcgtagaaagagcaggaaggagagctatgccatctacgtgtacaaggtgctgaaGCAGGTCCATCCCGACACCGGCATCTCCTCCAAGGCAATGGGGATCATGAactcctttgtcaatgatatctttgagcgcatcgcaggagaagcttctcgcctggctcactacaacaagcgctccaccatcacctcccgggagatccagactgccgtgcgcctgctactacccggagagctggcaaagcacgccgtgtctgagggcaccaaggctgtcacaaagtacaccagcgccaagtaaATGTCCGCCTCCCTGACCACCCgctaacacaaaggctcttttaagagccacccacactgTCTCTCTCAGAGCTGGCATCACACCCATGCATCAACTCTACAGCTTACTTGCTGCCCACCACAAGCTCACGCAAACGTGTAGCTTTCCTTTcacttaaccctttccatgctgtCCTGTAACTCTGAAGATCTCGAGCTGCTCGTGTTTGCACATTTTAGACACTTGTATCACTCACATGCTGATTTAGCCACCTAATGCTCAGTTTGCTCCGCTCTATTACTTTCAAGTCTACCTAGATACCGGACTTGATCTTAGAAGATATTCGTTGGGCGGCTGTATATCTAGTAACTGTAGATTAGGGACAGGCTTCTTATTCAGGGTAGCGCTTGAAGTCGCATTAGGGATATTATAAAAGCTGCTACTGTAGGAGATCTTATACCTAATACTTTACCAAATGGCTACATGGCCAGGGATTTCACTCGATAAGTGTATCcgtttctttctcttttgttatagcctattgaaacaatgtttcacttCATCCTGATACTGTCTATTACTATGTTGCAACTCATAGGAACTTTTTCGGGATGGGTATTTGCAATGTACGAAAGAGATATTGAATTTTGGGTATAAGTGTCATTTTTACCGCAGCTATGCGGCCTGTCCAGGATAGAAACTTTCCCTTCCATTTTTGTATGGTGTCCATGATCACTGTTCGGAGACTTTCGTAGTTTAGTTTAAATAGTCGTGCTGGGTTTCTGGGAATCTTAAGTCCCAGAAACGACACGTAGTCGTCCCTCCAGTCCAGTTGAAATGCCATTTTCAGCCTGTCCACTAGGTCACTATCCAAATTTATCCCCAAAGCTTGCGTCTTAGTGACATTTAACTTGTAGTACGAGACTGCCCCATACTCATGTATTTGTGCCATCAGGTTTGGTAAGGATATTAACGGTTGTGTAATTGTTACCAGGATATCATCCGCGAAGAGGTTTAATTtgtactctctctctcccagggttATTCCCCGTATGGATCGGTCTGCTCTTATGGCTGCTGCCAGTGGTTCCAGCGCTAGAATGTATAGTAACGGGGATAAGGGACATCCCTGTCTCGACCCATTAGTTATCGTAATTTGTTTAGACATGAATCCAGCATTCAGTACCCTTGCCGTGGGACGGGAATACAGTGCTTTTACTGCACTCAAAAACCCCTGGGGGAATTTGTATTTGCGGAGCACAGCTTCCAGAAACGGCCAGGCAAGCCGATCAAAAGCTTTTTCGGCATCCAGGGAGAGTAGAACACCCCCTCCCCGGATCCGAAGCAGGCTGTGCACAAGGTCCACTACCTTCCTTGTGTTGTCGGATCCCTGTCTACCCGTggtgaagcccacttggtcgtcATGTATCAGTGTGGGGATGATGTGGGTGAGCCTGGTGGCTTGGACTTTAGCATATAACTTGGTGTCAGTATTGAGCAGCGATATCGGTCTAAAGTTTTGGCTACACGTGGGGGATTTCCCTGGCTTGGGCAATGTAACAATATGCGCTTCTAGCATATCTGCGGGGGTTTTCTCTTTCTGCGTGGATACATTAAACAGGTTGGCTAGGTGTAGGGTCAAGGTGCTGGCAAATTTCTTATAGTAGGCGTTCGTGAGGCCATCCGGCCCTGGTGCTTTCCCAGGAGGGAGATGTGTGATGGCCTGCAGAATTTCGGCCTCGGTTATAGGGGCCTGTAGTGTGTTTATTTGTTCCTCTGTTAGTGAGGGTAGGGTTATTTTTTCCAGGTAGCGTTCTATGTTCCCAAGGGTTGGCTGTATGGTGTTTGGATCTTGCCCTAAATTGTACAGGGTCGTATAGTAGTCTGCAAATATGTCGCTGATGTCTTTGGGCGTTACTCTTTTCTCCCCATTGGAGTTTAGTAGGTACGGGATCTTTGTGTTCATGCTTTTTTGTGTTAGTCTTCTGGCTAGAAGTTTGCTCGCCCTATTGCCTTGTGTATATTGCGTCGCCTTGAGTTTTCTAAGGCTAAATCCCATTACTGCCAGGTCGTGTTCCCTAATGTCATTTAGTTGTTCCTTTATTTTCGTCTGTAGCATTGGTGACGGGGTCAGTTGGTTTTGTTTGTTGAGGCTATACAGTGTTTTCAGCCAGCTTTTCATTTTTGCCTGAGATTTCTGTTTCAGTGCGCTAGCTTTCCCTATGATTAATCCTCTGATTACTGGTTTGTGTGCTTGCCAGAGGGTTTCTGGGGAAATGTCTGGGTGTGTGTTCGTCTCAAAATACTGTTTAATGTCTTCCCCTAAACGCTCGCAGAAACGCTCATCATGTAGTATGGACTCATTCAGGCGCCAAGGGCTGCGATGTTTGTAGTCATAGGCATCCTGTAGTTCTAGGGTTATGGGGGCATGATCGGACCACGTGATGGTACCTATGGAGCAGGCCTTAAGCTGATTTAGGAATGAGCCTTTTATGTAAAACCCGTCTATGCGAGAATACGTGTTGTGTGCTTGAGAAAAGAAAGTATAATCTCTCTCTTCCGGGTGTAGCACCCTCCATGCGTCGTATAAGTCATGGTCTCTAAATAGTCGCGTTAGAGGTTTACATTCTCGTGTCAGTGTTGTGgacctgggtgtgtgtggggggaccgTGGTGTCCCATCGCGGATCCAGAATGTGGTTCAgatctccacatatggtggtaaCGCCTCTTTGAACCGGTGTGATTTGTGCAATCAGTTTATGCAAAAAATTTCTCTGATTTGTGTTGGGTGCATACATGTTGATTATCGTGTGTTCCAGATTATTAATTTCACACACTAGTATTATATATCTCCCTTGCGGGTCTATAGATTCGTATAACAGCTTAAAGGACACATCTCTACTGATTAAGATAGATACTCCCCTAGTTTTTGATGTGTAGGTGCTATGGTACTGCGTGGGGAATTGTGCCCGTGCTATGGTTATGGTCTGTTTAAGGTGGGTTTCTTGTAGGCATACAACATCGGGGTGTATTTTGTGCAGATCTCTGGTCAGGCAGTGGCGTTTCACCGGGGTATTCAACCCCTTTACATTATGACAGTATATTCTCATGTTCTATTGGGTATACTGGCGGTTGTTTCGTGGGTCATTGGGTGGCAAGATTTGTCTGTAGGTGCTACCTTCTTTAGTGAGTATCCTGATCCTAAGGGCTCGTGTAGCAGTCCCGCTGCTCATTCCCCATGTGACCAACTTTATTCTCTGGAGGTTCCCTGACATAGGTGTATGCTCTCCCTGATTTGCGCTTGTCTTGTGCTTAAGGGTTGACCTGCGGACTGGTCCCTGTTTGGAGGGTGAGGGTTGGAGAGGTGGGTATAGGTAGGGTGCAACAGTAATGCAGTCTTTTTCCATAACATAGGAAGAAAAcattacaacatttaacatatatacagtaaaatcaaGATCAGTGTACATTTCCCAATGAAGGGTGAGGCACTAACTAGATAGTGCCGGGTAGGAGCGTGGTAGTCGTGTGCGTGTATAAGAAGTAGAGATCAGTGGGTGAGCTCGCTAGGCCCGATATGTGCTGTCATTCATCACATGACAGCCATGTCCGTGTCGTGTGTTGATTACTTATCGGTAGATGCGGGTGAAGCCTGGGTTCTTTCTTCCCTTACAATGGCAGCCTGCTTCTACCAGTGTGtgcaactacttttttttttttttttttttttgttttgtttgtaacgTGTCTCTGCCCTATCAATAGGCACTTTTTTACCCACGGGAACTATCTCTCGTTCCCGGTATCGTCTATACGTTGtttcatctgtttgcatgtgtgtggtgCAGCCTCATGGTATAGCCTTGTGTTATGCGGATGTGTGGTGTAATTATACTTGCGACTCGTTGGATGACCAGTCTTGGTCGGGACCTCGTTTGGTACCGCAACAGAGTCCATATATTTGTCAGTCAgttcattttttttgctttttccacTCCGGTGGCATTCTGGCTCGTGGTGCAGCGTTCTTTCCCTCTGGGTTCGTTGCAATGTTCCAGCTGCGCAGGATTTTCCGACCCTCCTCTGGTGTGCTGGCCGTCGTCACCGTACCGTTTCTCCTTATTAGAAGGCGGattgggtatccccatctgtattgCACATCGTTCTGTCGCAGTGCTTCCGTGATGTCTTTGAATTCTTTTCTCTTTTGAAGTGTGGCCGCTGATAGATCAGTGAATACTTtgatgtgtctgtatttctgtggcaATTCACGTTCTCCCCTTGTGGCTTGTAGTAGTGCCTCTTTTACATGGAAGTAGTGCAGATGTGTGAGCACATCCCTGGGGGTATCTTGTGGTAGGAACGTTGGCTTTTGGACCCTGTGGTACCTGTCTAAAAGTAGTACCTCTGCGGGCAGGTCTGGTGCTAGTTCTTTAAAGTACCCTATCAGGAACGCATGGAGCTCCTGCTGCTTCACTTCTTCAGAGATGCCTCTTATTCGTAAGTTCTGGCGCCTAGAGCGATCCTCTAGGTCCATTACCTTGCGCTGTGTGAATTCCAATTGTTGCTGTACATGCTGCATCTGGTCAGCCATGTCATTATGTGCTGCAGCTTGGTCTTCCACTCTCTGTTCCACATGTGTTGTCCTGTCTCCCAGTTCTTGCACTTCTTTGCGAAGTTCCCGCAGGGTGCTCTGGATTGAGGTGAGAATTTTGCTGGACATGTCGTCCAGACAGCTCTGCAGGAAATCCTGCGTGACAGGCAGGTTTTGCGGCCCAGGAGACGATTGCAGCGGCACTGTGTCATTcccgccgtcgccatcttggtccCGTTCCGTGAGGCCTGAAGTTTTAGGCGTCGATGTACGGGTCTGAAAAAAGTCGGATCGGTCCGTTTTTTCCGTTTGTTTTTTCTGCTTCGTGTTAGCCATGATGTTTCCCAGTAGTCAGGTCTTTTGGAGTCAGCGATAAGCTTTTTTCTTAGCTTTGTTGGGCCGGCGGCTTGCGGAGCTCAGATCAGTGCGACCATCCGCGTTGctcgctaggccacgcccccacagtgtgtgtgttttaatataactggtcttagttgttgttagagggtaaacatagatatataacatacaattatgtaattatgtaatttaaaaattgccACGACTAAGAGCTCTTCTGCTATGATCTTACTACATCCTACCTGAGCTACCTGTCTGAACAAACGAGGATCAAAATcccttttctctgtttctttacGACACGAGCTTCAACCCACCTTGATAACACGGGCCCCTTCCCTTTCTTGCATAAGAGTGAGAAAGAAAACCTTGGaatatattcttttaatagtTATCACAGTAATGTTTGTGGAGAACATCAGGCTCATCCCAAAGGAGATGTGTCAGCTTTCACCGGCTCTGCTAGATCGTGACAACCCTCGGGACCCATGGAGCTGCTAATGAATTCTTGGTTAGATAGTTTAGTACATTCCACGATAGATGGCATCGACCTCCGTCCTCTTATTTTACCTAAATGTATTCGTTTTATCCATTCGGAAACAcagtgtgagagcagagtgtgaaaaGATGGAGTAGGGACAGTGGAGGGTGTGTCATAAGACTGTATCCAATCAGAGCGTGGTTAGATCAGCCAATAAGATGCTAGCTGGAGATGTATAATTTGGAGGCTGCTGCGGGCGCGTATTATTGCTTGATCTTCATAGAGAATAGTGACCATGTCTGAAGCCGCCCCAGCTCCCGCCGCCGCACCTGCGGTAGAAAGCGCCTCCAAGAAGAAGCAGCCCAAGAAAGCAGCCGGTGTCAAGAAAGCCGCTAAGCCCTCCGGTCCTAGCGTGTCCGAGCTCATTGTCAAAGCTGTGTCCGCTTCTAAAGAGCGCAGCGGGGTGTCCCTGGCAGCTCTGAAGAAGGCTTTGGCTGCTTCTGGTTATGATGTGGAAAAGAATAACAGCCGCCTCAAGCTGGCTCTCAAGGGCTTGGTGACTAAAAGCACTCTCGTCCAGGTCAAAGGAAGCGGAGCTTCCGGCTCCTTCAAGCTCAACAAAAAGCAGGCGGAGAGCAAGGACAAGGCTACCAAGAAAAAGGCACCGGCTAAAGTCAAGAAGCCTGCCCCGAAGAAAGCCACCAAGTCTCCAGCCAAACCTAAGAAGGTAGCTGCAAAGAGCCCGAAAAAGGCCAAAAAGCCGGCCGCCTCCGCTAAAAAGGCCACCAAAAGTCCGAAGAAAGTCAAAGCCGCCAAGCCCAAGAAGGTAGTGAAAAGCCCGGCTAAGAAGACCGTGAAGAGCCCTGCCAAAAAGGCAGCCAAACCCAAAGCCGCAAAGAGTCCTGCAAAGGCTAAAAAGGCAGCTCCCAAAAAGAAATAAGCCTTGctcgcatttaattttattttccaaaccccaaaggctcttgtaagagccaccacattctcatttcagagctatatatcagtgatggcaacgtgtttgttttggtgtcatgtcacacatatcgttccccctccatccctcattcTAAAGTCAGGAATAACCTAATGAATCCTGTAATCCCAGCATCTAGTGCTCGAAAAGATTACACAGGAATGTATCTTGTCGGTGTGGCTAAGTCCCCGTATACCAGTGCTACACTTGagcgttgattttttttattttttttggcttagAAATTCCCTCCGTTCTAAGATACTGAGGGTGTTTCTTCATTAAATTGCGAAAGGCCAGTTTTAGTGAGAAAcgcatataatatatagaatatcaCACAGTGTCCTTCCAGACTAGATTTAATGTTATTGCCTTTTTCAGTAAGATAATAAAGCAGAACATATTTTAGGGATTGCGATTTTGTACATGGTGATAATAAAAGGGACTGTCCTCGTCCTCTCTCCACGTGTGAAACGGGCGCTTATTTCGATATTCAAAGAGTGATAAAGCCCAAGAAATGATACCTTGTGCAGTAGCTAAGCCGACTATCAAAGAAACACTAAAGACATGATAAAATGATTATACTTCAAAAGACTTCACGATTGTGAAATCTTTTGAAGCATAAAcagctttggttttaaaagccaGAACCATTTCGAGCACGGAAGGAGAGGGTTAAGCATATtattgagaggaaaaaaaaaagtgaaggggcGTGTTTAAAACGCCCGCCTCCTTTGCTGCAGGTCCCCATACGGTCCGTCCGAGGAGTATATAAGGAAGAGCTTTGCACAGCATCTCATATCGTTCGTGCAGAAAGAAGAGCAGAACCATGTCTGGCAGAGGCAAAGGAGGAAAGGGTCTCGGAAAAGGTGGCGCTAAGCGTCACAGGAAGGTTCTTCGTGACAACATCCAGGGCATTACCAAGCCTGCAATTCGTCGCCTTGCTCGCAGGGGAGGCGTGAAGCGTATTTCCGGCCT encodes the following:
- the LOC134584774 gene encoding histone H2B 1.1-like; translated protein: MPDPAKSAPAPKKGSKKAVTKTQKKDGKKRRKSRKESYAIYVYKVLKQVHPDTGISSKAMGIMNSFVNDIFERIAGEASRLAHYNKRSTITSREIQTAVRLLLPGELAKHAVSEGTKAVTKYTSAK
- the LOC134584772 gene encoding histone H2A type 2-B-like, coding for MSGRGKQGGKTRAKAKTRSSRAGLQFPVGRVHRLLRKGNYAERVGAGAPVYLAAVLEYLTAEILELAGNAARDNKKTRIIPRHLQLAVRNDEELNKLLGGVTIAQGGVLPNIQAVLLPKKTESHKPKSK
- the LOC134584837 gene encoding histone H1B-like gives rise to the protein MSEAAPAPAAAPAVESASKKKQPKKAAGVKKAAKPSGPSVSELIVKAVSASKERSGVSLAALKKALAASGYDVEKNNSRLKLALKGLVTKSTLVQVKGSGASGSFKLNKKQAESKDKATKKKAPAKVKKPAPKKATKSPAKPKKVAAKSPKKAKKPAASAKKATKSPKKVKAAKPKKVVKSPAKKTVKSPAKKAAKPKAAKSPAKAKKAAPKKK
- the LOC134584771 gene encoding histone H3-like, with amino-acid sequence MARTKQTARKSTGGKAPRKQLATKAARKSALATGGVKKPHRYRPGTVALREIRRYQKSTELLIRKLPFQRLVREIAQDFKTDLRFQSSAVMALQEASEAYLVGLFEDTNLCAIHAKRVTIMPKDIQLARRIRGERA